A region of the Methyloprofundus sedimenti genome:
AACCTCAATATCTTCGGGGGCTTCAACTTCAAATTTTACAGCACCGCAATGACAACTACCTTTGTAATTCATCTTATTTTCCTTTTAATATATCGCTTATAGCATTCCCCGAGGGATATACATTTTTGCACTTAACAATAACTAGGGTAAGGGAGTCAGGGGGCCAGGGTAAACTTAAAATTTCTGTTATATTAGCTTTATTTAATCACTTTAGGCAGACTAAATGGCGAGGTTATGCCACCAGCAAGCTTTGCTTTATACGGCCCTTCCCATAATGAACCTGTACGATGATATTGATGATTGAACATAACAACGCCCTAATGACTGCATCACTTTGCTGATGCTATTTTCTGCATGCGGCGTGATTAACAAGTGAATATGGTTTGTCATCAACATATAGGCATGTAAATCACACGCGTATTTTTGGCAGGCTGCTTTCAGGATACTCAGATAATACTGATAATCTTCATCTGCAACAAACACAGCTGCTCGATTATTGCCTCGCTGAATAACAAGCTGAGGCTGACCGGGTATGACAAATCGAGAAAGACGAGCCATAATTTAAAAAACCTAAATTTAAATAATTTAAATAATTTGAAGAATTAAAGAAACCGGTTCTTACCCGGTAAGGTTTTTATTCTCTATCTGACCAATAATCTGGTAAGCGATGTAAATGAGAAACAGCCACAATTAGGATTTCTTCTTTGTTCCATATACTGATAAATAATGCCATAGGGAAACCTATGAACCAAGCACCTACGAGAATATCTACCTATCTCTTTGTATAAAAAAGGGAAATTCTGAATTCTTGCTTTAGAGAGCTCAACTTCAGTTAAAAAACGAAAACCTAAGCCGTTCTGCACGGATTCATAATATTCAAAAGCATCATCTAGCTCTGTTGCTGCTATTTTAAGAAAAGTTACTTTCACCTTTTATAATACTTAGCAAAGACCTCCTCGCTAGGTATAGCTTCAATTTCACCTTTATTGTATGCCTCAACACGGGAACCTGCCTCTTTTGCCCAAACAGCATCAATTTTTGAGTCTGGACTATCAAGACTAAAAAGTAGTTTCTCCGCAACAATTGCACGCTCTGTTGCACTTAGCTCAAGAGCTTGGTCTAAAATCGTATTTGCTGTATTTATCATAATATTTAATCCTCTAAAAAAAATTTAGAGCATATTTCAATTTTTTTTATAATTTGTTGATTTCCTATCGCCACCTTTTGATTTTGGACTCGCTTGTCGTCCCGTTAATTTTTCGATCTGCTCTCTGAATTTATCATTACCAAACACCCATGCTTTATTAGTCGCCTCGCGAATTTCATCAAGCTCTTGTTCACTGGGATGATGTTTAAATAACGCCCGGTAATGAGTGTATCGTTCTTCATGATCCTTTCCGAGTACCTGATAAGCATTATGTGCCACCAGCATCTTATCTTCTTTACCCAATGCATTTGCATGATAGCTTGACCAGGGATAATCTTCCGGTTGATATACCATACCTGCTCGTACTGAACGTACAGGGTCCAAACGTACGGGGTTAGGTCTTTGACTTATGAAAAAAGACTGAAAACTAAGATACCTAAGCTTCAGGGTATACCATTTTTAAAAAAATCATAGACATAAGACATGATCCCGTCTATTTTTAAAGGGCTCTGACCCCTTTCCATGCCACCGTAAGCATGCAAACAAGGCAGATCCTGAGCGAGACAGGTTAAAATCCAAGGTTATTGCGTTACATGAAGCGAGCCGCAGTTCAGCGGGGAGTCGTACCCTTTCTGCTCAATTAAAACAGCAAGGTGAATCTGTTGGACGCTTCAAAACACGGAGTTTAATGCAAGAAGCGGAGCTGACAAGTAAACAGCCAGGCGCACATCGTTACAAGGTGGCTGAAAAGCCATCAAACATAGCGGATAACCACTTAAACCGTGAATTTTCTACCGAACTGGCTAATCAAGTTTGGTGTGGTGATGTCACCTATATTTGGTCGGGTACAGGCTGGATATATTTAGCATTGGTGATTGATTTAAATGCGCGCCGTATCGTGGGGTGGGCTTGCTCAACTAGTCCTGACTCAGTATTGACTACACGAGCGTTAAAATTAGCTTATGCGGCTAGAGGAGAGCCCAAGAACTTGATGTTTCATTCTGATCAGGGGTGCCATTACACCAGTAAGGTATTCCAGCAGCAATTGTCGGAATATGAGATCAAGCAAAGCATGAGTCGGCGTGGTAACTGTTGGGATAATGCACCGATGGAGCGTTGTTTTAGAAGCTTTAAATCTGAATGGATGCCTAAGACTTTTTATTCATCTCGCGAATTCAAGCAATTAATGCAACACCCTGTGATTTATTTATATCAACCCCCGTTATTTGGCAAAATACTTCCCATGGAGTTCTGTAATTTAACCCTTTTCTTGGACGATGATTAAGTGCTGTAATGGCACTATCAACCTCATCTTGAGTTACCTTATCCAAAGGTTCTTTTTTAGGGAAGTATTGCCTTAATAAGCCATTGTGGTTTTCATTTAAACCTCGTTGCCACGAATGATACGGTTTGGCAAAATAAGTGCCGCAGTCAAGTGTTTTTGCAATGGCTTCATGCCCACAAAACTCACGTCCATTATCAAAGGTAATCGTGTGAACCCAACGTTTAAAAGGCTCAAGAGCATTGATAATCGCCTCTTTCGTTAATTCAGATTCTTTACGCTCAATTGAGATGGCGAAGTTGAGCTTTGAGACCCGTTCAGTCAGCGTCACCAATACGCCTTTATGTCCTTTACCGATAACAGTATCTGCTTCCCAATCACCTAAACGCGTTTTATCATCAACCACTTGTGGTCGCTCATCAATATCAACACGGCTGGGTATCGTTCCGCGATAATCATTTTTTCCATATCGCTTACGATAAGGTTTGGCTTGATGCCTCAAATAAGTATACAAATCGCCACCGGCTGCTTTGTTAGCTAAAATATAACGGTAAATAGTCTCATGACTGACGGAGTCCTTACCTTGTTGTTTTAAGCGTCCTGAAATACAGTCAGGGCTCCATTTCTCTTTGATTAAAGGCGTTATTATCTGTTGTAACTCAGCCGTCATCTTGATGTTTTTGGGCTTATCAATATGGCGTTGTTTAGCTATTCTCTCAGCTTGCTTGTAACGATAACCACACTGACCTGTATTACGCGTAATTTCACGTCCAATAGTCGATTTATGACGCCCCAATGTGATGGCTATTTGATTCTTAGAAACGCCTT
Encoded here:
- a CDS encoding transposase; amino-acid sequence: MARLSRFVIPGQPQLVIQRGNNRAAVFVADEDYQYYLSILKAACQKYACDLHAYMLMTNHIHLLITPHAENSISKVMQSLGRCYVQSSISSYRFIMGRAV
- a CDS encoding addiction module protein — its product is MINTANTILDQALELSATERAIVAEKLLFSLDSPDSKIDAVWAKEAGSRVEAYNKGEIEAIPSEEVFAKYYKR
- a CDS encoding IS30 family transposase, which produces MNTFNHLTQEERFYIYTQLKQGVSKNQIAITLGRHKSTIGREITRNTGQCGYRYKQAERIAKQRHIDKPKNIKMTAELQQIITPLIKEKWSPDCISGRLKQQGKDSVSHETIYRYILANKAAGGDLYTYLRHQAKPYRKRYGKNDYRGTIPSRVDIDERPQVVDDKTRLGDWEADTVIGKGHKGVLVTLTERVSKLNFAISIERKESELTKEAIINALEPFKRWVHTITFDNGREFCGHEAIAKTLDCGTYFAKPYHSWQRGLNENHNGLLRQYFPKKEPLDKVTQDEVDSAITALNHRPRKGLNYRTPWEVFCQITGVDINKSQGVALIA